The following proteins are encoded in a genomic region of Paenibacillus sp. FSL R7-0273:
- a CDS encoding sensor histidine kinase — MTNKGKRPFWGTFKFSTKLIIALSAANILISSITGIITYRIHLSLFNEEISRQYSMTTEQILAQLDSRVNDMYRVTDYITLNPSVSEAVTEQAEGANSFERMKLEQLLDKEVYQIRLDAPEIMGIRIYDLKGNILNLGSFSGRFNNFTSSFMEDMLARLEPTGGEYVWSRSVESDFVQGAATNVLLAGRLMRTIDLETYGVMLILFNNSLFESHIKDLRIHEDAEAYLFDAEGRLVYSLNGSDNPQAPALADMPAAGSMVRKEHGVSYMYTRQVSEKVGFTLVSKVSLAQIQSGSSVILQVAVASALASFVSLCIIISVISRMLLRPLGSLVRGMRHVREGKFETRIQIRSRDELGFLGESFNNMTAHIENLVYEIYERKINEKEAELKAIQAQLNPHFLYNTLGMFFWKFYMLGDERSARLINGLSEMLQYTLEPVSQMTTLRDELRQINNYLEIQKERYPDALAAEINIPEEMMDCRVFRLLIQPIVENAFVHAFNNKKSDRRLLITGRIQSDGGGAEPVLVLEISDNGSGMSQGTIGRILNPSPEHVNDKRKRIGTGSVIRRIELAYGAPYGVEFESVPGEGTLVRMKLPYRLGESEEA; from the coding sequence ATGACTAACAAGGGGAAACGGCCGTTTTGGGGAACGTTCAAATTTAGCACGAAGCTGATCATTGCCTTATCGGCGGCCAATATTCTGATTTCCAGTATTACAGGCATCATTACGTACCGTATCCATCTGTCGCTGTTCAATGAGGAAATCAGCCGCCAGTATTCCATGACAACTGAGCAAATATTGGCCCAGCTGGATTCAAGAGTCAACGATATGTACAGGGTCACCGATTATATCACCCTGAATCCTTCGGTAAGTGAGGCAGTCACTGAGCAGGCGGAAGGGGCCAATTCCTTTGAGCGGATGAAGCTTGAGCAGCTGCTGGATAAAGAGGTGTATCAGATCCGCCTGGATGCGCCGGAAATTATGGGAATCCGCATATATGACCTAAAAGGCAACATTCTCAACCTGGGCTCCTTTTCAGGACGGTTCAATAACTTTACCAGCTCCTTTATGGAGGATATGCTGGCGAGACTGGAGCCGACGGGCGGAGAGTACGTATGGAGCCGGTCTGTTGAAAGCGATTTCGTTCAGGGGGCGGCCACCAATGTGCTGCTGGCCGGCCGGCTCATGCGTACCATTGATCTGGAGACCTACGGCGTTATGCTGATATTATTCAACAATTCTTTATTTGAATCGCACATCAAGGATCTGCGCATCCATGAGGATGCGGAAGCTTATTTATTCGATGCGGAGGGCCGGCTGGTCTATTCTCTCAATGGCTCGGACAATCCGCAGGCACCCGCTCTTGCCGACATGCCCGCAGCCGGCAGCATGGTGCGCAAAGAGCATGGAGTCTCCTACATGTACACCAGACAGGTGTCCGAGAAGGTTGGCTTCACACTGGTAAGCAAGGTATCTCTGGCACAGATTCAGAGCGGCAGCAGTGTGATTTTGCAGGTGGCGGTTGCTTCGGCACTGGCCAGCTTTGTCAGTCTGTGCATTATTATTTCAGTAATCAGCCGCATGCTGCTGCGCCCGCTGGGCAGTCTGGTCCGGGGAATGCGGCATGTGCGGGAGGGCAAGTTCGAGACCCGGATCCAAATCCGCAGCAGGGATGAGCTGGGCTTTCTCGGAGAAAGCTTCAACAATATGACGGCCCATATCGAAAATCTGGTCTATGAAATATACGAACGCAAAATTAATGAAAAGGAGGCAGAGCTGAAGGCGATACAGGCTCAGCTTAACCCTCATTTTCTGTATAACACGCTGGGAATGTTCTTCTGGAAGTTTTATATGCTGGGTGATGAGCGCTCTGCCCGTCTGATTAACGGGTTGTCGGAAATGCTGCAGTATACGCTCGAGCCGGTCAGCCAGATGACCACACTGCGGGATGAGCTCAGGCAGATTAACAATTATCTGGAGATTCAAAAGGAACGCTATCCGGATGCACTTGCCGCAGAAATCAATATTCCTGAAGAAATGATGGACTGCCGTGTGTTCCGCCTGCTGATTCAGCCGATTGTTGAGAATGCCTTCGTGCATGCCTTCAACAACAAAAAGTCGGACCGGCGTCTGCTGATTACCGGCCGTATTCAGTCTGACGGGGGAGGAGCAGAGCCGGTGCTTGTCCTGGAAATCAGCGACAACGGCAGCGGGATGAGCCAGGGGACCATCGGGCGGATTCTGAATCCTTCACCTGAGCATGTAAACGATAAAAGAAAACGTATAGGTACGGGGAGCGTCATCCGGCGGATCGAACTGGCTTACGGTGCACCGTACGGAGTCGAATTCGAGTCGGTGCCCGGTGAGGGCACGCTGGTACGGATGAAGCTGCCATACCGGCTGGGGGAGAGTGAGGAAGCTTGA
- a CDS encoding response regulator transcription factor encodes MIGKLLVVDDEIWFREGLVQLISSNQLGWEVVGEAADGEEAMQAVALCKPDLIITDINMPVMDGLQFMEWLSHTHPEIKVIILTGYRDFEYAQRALRYGAVEFLLKPFSLDEAYLVFRKAYEALRLKQLKARIARQEQQTELFRAAIFGLPCERTLREGWERQWQEAEFCILQVDTYEQPGKTYSAGDIGLLHYAVTNILQELLQREPVEGLYFPLRKDTFAFLLKPGSMGEAYRLHVQEALHDFIELKTSWLKLGVVQRFADLAKQYGIHSGAGAGSIADLDTMDGFALLKEELLVLLDTGELPAAERRLEEYVNQAAALGLQAGKTRIYTLITVFSSILLTEFKHVRATVAGEELNPARILKFQTVQELAGWAKEKCAEFTGIFHDWLSRQQDNAVLQAKQYIESHYQEDCSLQTVAAHVHVTPNYLSNLFKKETGTGLTNYVAQLRIEEAKLLLQRSRLRMTEIAERVGFDNSSYFTVVFKQLTGESPREFRKRFE; translated from the coding sequence TTGATTGGTAAACTGCTTGTCGTAGATGATGAAATCTGGTTCCGTGAGGGCCTGGTGCAGCTGATCTCCAGCAACCAGCTCGGCTGGGAGGTTGTCGGAGAGGCAGCTGACGGGGAAGAGGCCATGCAGGCGGTCGCGCTGTGCAAGCCGGACCTGATTATAACGGATATTAATATGCCGGTTATGGACGGGCTGCAGTTCATGGAATGGCTGTCACACACCCATCCCGAGATTAAGGTGATCATTCTGACCGGCTACCGTGATTTCGAGTATGCCCAGCGCGCGCTGCGCTACGGAGCCGTAGAGTTTCTGCTCAAGCCCTTCTCGCTGGATGAAGCCTATCTCGTGTTCCGCAAAGCCTATGAGGCGCTGCGTTTGAAGCAGCTGAAGGCAAGAATCGCCAGACAGGAGCAGCAGACCGAGCTGTTCCGGGCTGCGATATTCGGCTTGCCCTGTGAGCGTACGCTCAGAGAGGGCTGGGAACGGCAATGGCAGGAAGCGGAGTTCTGTATCCTGCAGGTGGATACCTACGAGCAGCCGGGCAAAACTTATTCTGCAGGTGACATTGGCCTCCTCCATTACGCGGTAACGAATATTTTGCAGGAGCTGCTGCAGAGGGAGCCTGTGGAAGGCCTTTATTTCCCTTTGCGTAAGGATACCTTTGCTTTCTTGCTGAAGCCCGGTTCCATGGGGGAAGCTTACCGTCTGCATGTGCAGGAGGCTTTGCACGACTTTATTGAGCTCAAGACAAGCTGGCTGAAGCTTGGAGTGGTGCAGAGGTTTGCCGATCTTGCGAAGCAATACGGTATTCATTCGGGAGCAGGAGCCGGCAGCATAGCTGATCTCGATACGATGGACGGGTTTGCACTGCTTAAAGAGGAGCTGCTGGTACTGCTGGATACCGGTGAATTGCCGGCGGCGGAGCGCAGGCTGGAGGAATACGTGAACCAGGCGGCAGCACTCGGGCTTCAGGCAGGCAAGACGAGAATCTATACGCTGATCACTGTCTTTTCAAGTATCCTGCTGACAGAGTTCAAGCATGTCCGGGCAACAGTGGCCGGGGAAGAGCTCAATCCTGCCCGTATTCTCAAATTTCAGACTGTGCAGGAGCTGGCGGGCTGGGCCAAAGAGAAATGCGCAGAATTTACAGGCATTTTCCATGACTGGCTGAGCAGGCAGCAGGACAATGCCGTGCTTCAGGCCAAGCAATACATTGAAAGCCACTACCAGGAGGACTGCTCCCTGCAGACTGTGGCTGCGCATGTGCATGTAACGCCTAATTACTTAAGCAATCTGTTCAAAAAAGAGACTGGGACCGGTCTTACAAATTACGTTGCCCAGCTGCGGATCGAGGAGGCCAAGCTGCTGCTGCAGCGGAGCCGCCTGCGGATGACGGAGATTGCGGAGCGGGTCGGATTCGATAACTCCAGTTATTTTACGGTCGTCTTCAAGCAGCTGACCGGGGAATCGCCGCGTGAGTTCCGGAAACGGTTTGAGTAA
- a CDS encoding ABC transporter permease: MEITNAAPAASPAGPEVKGRFSGPKWKRFKTNLPLLLMFTPVILFYLIFRYAPIGGLVIAFKDYNFYDGIMNSPWVGLHYFEVLFQDPRTLEIIRNTLVLSLLSLAVGFPIPIILAIMLNEVRSMGFKRTVQTIVYMPHFLSWVIIAMLVSTAFAMENGLVNRVVEQLTGAAYPFMYEKLSWVSIFIGSGIWKDMGFNAIIFLAALSAIDPSLYEASAMDGGGKLRQIWHITLPGIRPTIILLLILSMGRVMEVGFDQVFMLQNANVNQIADVISTYIYRIGLQGAQFSLTTAMGLFESLVAFILVFTANTIARKFDQGLW, encoded by the coding sequence ATGGAGATTACAAATGCAGCTCCGGCTGCAAGCCCTGCCGGACCAGAAGTAAAGGGAAGATTCAGCGGGCCGAAATGGAAACGCTTCAAAACAAATCTGCCCCTGTTGCTGATGTTCACGCCAGTTATCCTGTTTTACCTGATATTCCGGTATGCGCCGATTGGCGGGCTGGTCATTGCCTTTAAGGATTACAACTTTTATGACGGGATAATGAACAGTCCCTGGGTCGGCCTGCATTACTTTGAGGTGTTGTTTCAGGACCCCCGGACGCTGGAGATTATCCGCAACACACTGGTGCTCAGCCTGCTGAGTCTGGCCGTGGGCTTTCCGATTCCGATTATACTGGCGATCATGCTCAATGAAGTCCGCAGCATGGGCTTTAAGCGGACGGTCCAGACCATTGTCTATATGCCGCATTTCCTGTCATGGGTCATCATTGCCATGCTGGTATCGACAGCCTTTGCCATGGAGAACGGACTGGTCAACCGGGTCGTTGAGCAGCTCACCGGTGCAGCGTATCCGTTTATGTATGAGAAGCTCTCCTGGGTTTCCATTTTTATCGGATCTGGTATTTGGAAGGATATGGGCTTTAACGCGATTATCTTTTTGGCGGCCCTGTCTGCTATAGATCCCAGCCTGTATGAAGCATCGGCCATGGACGGCGGGGGGAAGCTGCGGCAAATCTGGCATATTACGCTCCCGGGGATTCGTCCTACGATCATCCTGCTGCTGATTTTATCCATGGGCCGGGTGATGGAGGTAGGCTTTGATCAGGTGTTCATGCTTCAAAATGCGAATGTGAATCAGATTGCCGATGTAATCAGCACCTATATTTACCGGATCGGTCTACAGGGTGCACAGTTCAGTCTGACGACAGCAATGGGATTATTTGAATCATTAGTGGCGTTTATCCTGGTATTCACAGCCAATACGATCGCCCGCAAATTTGATCAAGGTCTATGGTAA
- a CDS encoding carbohydrate ABC transporter permease, protein MRDSRSEKIFYALNYIVLTIVAISCIAPLLNVIALSLSGADAVASGRVTLWPVEFSLSSFNSLFTGTPIMRSFWNSVQITLVGTGLSMLVTIMAAYPLSRKQFYSRRFFTLAMVFTMIFNGGLIPSYLVVSNLGLVNSYAALWLPGLVSTYNMLLMRSAFEQLPGEVDEAAKIDGCGETGILLRIVLPLSKPMLATLALFYGVAYWNSFMSVMIYINDTAKYNMTVLVQNMIKSTSMIQDFADPTMLATMTPEGIRSAAVIVMIVPILAVYPLLQKYFVKGVMLGSIKG, encoded by the coding sequence ATGCGGGACAGCAGAAGTGAGAAAATATTCTATGCACTGAATTATATAGTATTGACCATTGTAGCAATAAGCTGCATAGCTCCTTTATTGAACGTAATCGCTTTATCGCTCAGCGGAGCGGATGCGGTGGCAAGCGGCAGAGTGACGCTCTGGCCGGTGGAGTTTAGCCTTTCGTCCTTTAACAGCCTGTTTACAGGGACACCCATCATGCGTTCCTTCTGGAACAGTGTGCAAATTACATTAGTCGGTACCGGGCTTAGTATGCTGGTTACCATTATGGCTGCCTATCCCTTATCCCGTAAGCAATTTTACAGCCGCCGCTTCTTTACACTGGCGATGGTATTCACAATGATCTTTAACGGCGGTCTGATTCCCAGCTATCTGGTCGTGTCCAATCTTGGCCTTGTGAACAGCTACGCTGCACTTTGGCTGCCCGGACTGGTCAGCACTTACAATATGCTGCTTATGCGCTCTGCCTTTGAACAGCTGCCGGGTGAGGTGGATGAAGCGGCAAAAATCGACGGCTGCGGTGAAACGGGCATTCTGCTGCGGATTGTTCTGCCGCTGTCCAAGCCGATGCTGGCAACACTAGCGTTATTTTACGGAGTCGCATACTGGAATTCCTTCATGAGTGTCATGATTTATATCAACGATACGGCCAAGTACAATATGACCGTGCTCGTGCAGAATATGATCAAATCCACCTCGATGATTCAGGATTTTGCGGACCCGACCATGCTGGCCACGATGACACCGGAAGGGATACGCTCTGCCGCCGTCATTGTCATGATTGTCCCGATTCTGGCGGTGTATCCGCTGCTGCAGAAGTATTTTGTAAAGGGTGTTATGCTTGGCTCAATCAAAGGGTAA